Proteins co-encoded in one Leptodactylus fuscus isolate aLepFus1 chromosome 4, aLepFus1.hap2, whole genome shotgun sequence genomic window:
- the SRI gene encoding sorcin codes for MAYPGGGYYPAPGYGVPPGGYPQHDPLYGYFLNIAGQDGQIDAEELQRCLTQSGMTGGYKPFSLDACRLMIAMLDRDFTGKMGFNEFKELGMALNAWKQNFMTFDANRSGTIDGPELHRALGTMGYRLSPQALNFISRRYSNHGRIAFDDYIACCVRLRALTDAFRRRDSAQQGMVNFMYDDFIQTVMII; via the exons TACGGCGTTCCTCCAGGAGGATACCCGCAGCACGATCCCCTGTATGGCTACTTCTTAAATATTGCGGGCCAG GATGGTCAGATAGATGCCGAGGAGCTGCAGAGATGTCTGACCCAATCCGGCATGACGGGTGGATATAAAC CCTTCAGTCTGGATGCCTGCAGACTTATGATCGCCATGCTGGAT AGGGACTTCACAGGCAAGATGGGCTTTAATGAGTTTAAGGAACTTGGGATGGCGTTAAATGCCTGGAAGCAGAACTTCATGACCTTTGATGCGAACAGGAGTGGGACCATTGATGGACCTGAGCTTCACCGTGCTTTGGGGACTATGG GATATCGTCTGAGCCCTCAAGCCCTGAACTTCATCAGCAGAAGATACAGCAACCATGGAAGGATAGCCTTTGATGATTACATTGCTTGTTGCGTGAGGCTCCGAGCGCTGACAG ACGCTTTCAGAAGACGAGATTCCGCACAGCAGGGGATGGTGAACTTCATGTACGATGAT TTCATACAAACTGTTATGATCATCTGA